A region from the Trueperaceae bacterium genome encodes:
- a CDS encoding ABC transporter ATP-binding protein has protein sequence MIPANPTPEALLEVRDLRRSFGALQAVRGVSFTVARGETYGLLGPNGAGKTTTISMVAGILRRDGGAVVLDGEPVAATSVAARRSIGLVPQDLAIYPDLNARENLAFFGRLYGLGGKELARRCDAVLDTVGLLDRAGQLVREYSGGMKRRLNIAAGLLHEPKLLILDEPTVGVDPQSRNAILETIELLADGGLAVLYTTHYMEEAERLCDRIGIVDDGRLVAEGTRAELVRLVGGEDDVRVSATGNLAAAAERVRGVEGVSRADVADEGLRLAAKGASGLLTQLVHALDAPGVNVTGIEVREPDLEAVFLSLTGKALRD, from the coding sequence GTGATACCCGCCAACCCCACCCCGGAGGCGCTCCTGGAGGTCAGGGACCTGAGGAGGAGCTTCGGCGCCTTGCAGGCCGTGCGCGGCGTGTCGTTCACCGTGGCAAGGGGCGAGACCTACGGCCTGCTCGGTCCGAACGGGGCAGGCAAGACGACCACGATCTCGATGGTCGCCGGCATCTTGAGGCGAGACGGCGGCGCCGTCGTGCTGGACGGCGAGCCGGTCGCGGCGACGAGCGTCGCCGCCCGCCGGTCCATCGGCCTCGTGCCACAGGACCTGGCCATCTACCCGGACCTGAACGCGCGCGAGAACCTCGCCTTCTTCGGCAGGCTGTACGGGCTCGGGGGGAAGGAGCTCGCGCGGCGGTGCGACGCCGTGCTCGACACGGTCGGACTGCTAGACCGCGCCGGTCAACTCGTTCGCGAGTACTCAGGGGGCATGAAGCGCAGGCTCAACATCGCCGCCGGGCTCCTCCACGAGCCCAAGCTGCTGATCCTGGACGAGCCGACCGTCGGCGTCGACCCGCAGTCGCGCAACGCCATCCTCGAGACGATCGAGCTGCTCGCGGACGGTGGCCTCGCCGTGCTCTACACGACCCACTACATGGAGGAGGCGGAGCGCCTCTGCGACCGGATCGGCATCGTGGACGACGGCCGCCTGGTGGCCGAGGGCACGCGCGCCGAGCTCGTGCGGCTCGTGGGCGGCGAGGACGACGTACGCGTGAGCGCGACGGGGAACCTCGCCGCTGCCGCCGAGCGCGTGCGGGGCGTCGAGGGGGTCTCGCGCGCGGACGTGGCGGACGAGGGCCTGCGGCTGGCGGCGAAGGGCGCGAGCGGCCTCCTCACGCAGCTGGTCCACGCGCTGGACGCCCCCGGCGTCAACGTCACCGGCATCGAGGTGAGGGAGCCGGACCTCGAGGCCGTGTTCCTCAGCCTCACGGGCAAGGCCCTGCGGGATTGA
- a CDS encoding nitroreductase family protein, which produces MDPRVNFITLAVADVGVSRAFYVDGLGWQPAFEAAGEVVFIRLSPTLVLSLWSAAGFEAEVGPLGPRAGHPPFTLAHNVPARELVDEALAAARAAGATILEPAAQRDWGGYSGYFADPDGFAWEVAYNPGAVGVALMDAVAAEAEPTAEPTAEPTAEPTTVDVIRTRRSVPQAKLTGGPALDHREVVAAVESARWAPNHKRTEPWRFYLLDDERIARLAGLWGEQLERTGSKPDRVEAKRRDWAEVPGVLVVTCTSAEGADETTRREDYAAVACAVQNLCLHLWSKGIATKWSTAAVTEHEGFWPLLGRERAPDGTRVVALIFYGLAEELPKPHRKLPVEHVLVDHRHRAG; this is translated from the coding sequence GTGGACCCAAGAGTCAACTTCATAACTTTGGCCGTCGCCGACGTGGGCGTCTCGCGCGCGTTCTACGTCGACGGTCTCGGCTGGCAACCCGCGTTCGAGGCCGCAGGCGAGGTCGTGTTCATCCGGCTCTCGCCCACGCTCGTGCTCTCGCTCTGGAGCGCAGCTGGTTTCGAGGCCGAGGTCGGCCCGCTCGGCCCTCGCGCGGGCCATCCGCCGTTCACGCTGGCCCACAACGTGCCGGCTAGGGAGCTCGTCGACGAGGCTCTGGCAGCTGCACGAGCCGCCGGCGCCACCATCCTCGAGCCTGCCGCCCAGCGCGATTGGGGCGGTTACTCCGGCTACTTCGCCGACCCGGACGGCTTCGCGTGGGAGGTCGCCTACAACCCGGGCGCGGTGGGGGTGGCCCTCATGGACGCGGTCGCCGCCGAAGCAGAGCCGACCGCGGAGCCGACAGCGGAGCCGACCGCGGAGCCGACCACGGTCGACGTGATCCGCACCCGCCGCTCCGTCCCGCAAGCGAAGCTGACCGGCGGGCCGGCGCTCGACCATCGCGAGGTCGTCGCGGCCGTCGAGTCCGCCCGCTGGGCGCCGAACCACAAGCGCACCGAGCCGTGGCGCTTCTACCTGCTGGACGACGAGCGGATAGCGCGGCTCGCCGGGCTCTGGGGCGAACAACTGGAGCGGACCGGTTCCAAGCCCGACCGGGTGGAGGCCAAGCGCCGCGACTGGGCCGAGGTACCCGGCGTGCTCGTCGTCACCTGCACGAGCGCGGAAGGTGCCGATGAGACCACGCGGCGGGAAGACTACGCCGCCGTGGCCTGCGCCGTGCAGAACCTCTGCTTGCACCTGTGGTCCAAGGGCATCGCCACGAAGTGGTCGACGGCCGCCGTGACGGAGCATGAGGGCTTCTGGCCGCTCCTGGGCCGCGAGCGCGCGCCGGACGGCACGCGCGTCGTGGCCCTCATCTTCTACGGCCTGGCGGAGGAGCTGCCGAAGCCCCACCGCAAGCTTCCCGTCGAGCACGTCCTCGTCGACCACCGCCATAGGGCAGGCTGA
- a CDS encoding metal ABC transporter substrate-binding protein produces the protein MRLALLGGLVFLGASTAFAQERFKVVTTFTVIADMARNVAGDAAVVESITKPGAEIHDYQPTPGDVRRAQDADLILWNGLNLERWFQRFFENLKGVPSVVVSDGIEPIGIFEGPYEGLPNPHAWMSPTNALRYVDNIRAALVEHDPANAAVYEANAEAYKVRIEGVIGPIRESLAAVPEEQRWLVTSEGAFSYLARDFGFKELYLWPINADAQGTPQQVRKVIDVVRANAIPVVFSESTVSDKPAKEVARETGARYGGVLYVDSLTDAGGAVPTYLDLLRVTSQTIANGFLGE, from the coding sequence TTGAGGCTGGCACTGCTCGGCGGCTTGGTCTTCCTAGGCGCCTCGACGGCGTTCGCCCAGGAGCGGTTCAAGGTCGTCACCACCTTCACGGTCATCGCCGACATGGCGCGCAACGTCGCCGGCGACGCCGCGGTGGTCGAGTCCATAACGAAACCCGGCGCCGAGATCCACGACTACCAGCCCACCCCCGGCGACGTGCGTCGGGCGCAGGACGCCGACCTCATCCTCTGGAACGGCCTCAACCTGGAACGTTGGTTCCAGCGCTTCTTCGAGAACCTCAAGGGCGTCCCCAGCGTCGTCGTCAGCGACGGCATCGAGCCCATCGGCATCTTCGAGGGGCCTTACGAGGGCCTCCCCAACCCGCACGCCTGGATGTCGCCGACGAACGCCCTCCGTTACGTCGACAACATCCGCGCCGCGCTGGTCGAGCACGACCCGGCGAACGCGGCCGTGTACGAGGCGAACGCCGAGGCTTACAAGGTTCGGATCGAGGGCGTCATCGGCCCGATCAGGGAGTCGCTCGCTGCCGTACCGGAAGAGCAGCGGTGGTTGGTGACGAGCGAGGGCGCGTTCTCGTACCTGGCGCGCGACTTCGGGTTCAAGGAGCTCTACCTCTGGCCCATCAACGCCGACGCGCAAGGCACCCCGCAACAGGTCAGGAAGGTCATCGACGTCGTGCGCGCGAACGCCATCCCAGTGGTGTTCTCCGAGAGCACCGTCTCGGACAAGCCGGCGAAGGAAGTGGCGCGGGAGACGGGCGCGCGTTACGGCGGCGTGCTCTACGTCGACTCGCTCACGGACGCCGGCGGCGCCGTGCCCACCTACCTGGACTTGCTACGCGTGACCAGCCAGACGATCGCCAACGGTTTCCTGGGGGAGTAA
- a CDS encoding Ig-like domain-containing protein, producing the protein MRIRTVLISLAALAWLTACGPQGGDATPPTLLSASPADGATDVALNEAVVLTFSKPVKKLQVTPSPLVGLAAPVWDEARRVVTIAPAPAWPAGTALGFAIVAEDDAGNTRSLDLSFTTLDDQEPPAAPTGLAAEAMDGAIRLTWTANTEPDLAGYLLFWGEDPDAPTGVAALPTAPTEHVLTPLENGTTYAVYLVAEDGTGNRSTPSATLTATPGDTTPPTLVSSQPSDGLRGVGLVTRVRFAFSEPIDPGSLEVFLYQVQAPAEGDPLDPGAPVEATLDTTLLGAPSWSPSGTLVEFDDVAPDLIESDKAYRFQLVAEDLAGNALPTPTTVSFMAGFVPDVIPPEVLGFTQDVDVDTGRGVLTFDFSEPMDQTAAEAAFVSAPAMSCAWAWPTPAQASCTVAGLRQLQSYAVQFTVEARDLMGNGLTAPWNGDFDTLNFKPRLVSFTPAPSRLGLPPRTNDPSQPITWTFSEPVQVDNIAGEVRTGSGALFDTITQARVQLSGDGLTITYYPPSNYNCTGTTYVWRLDRVYEQGSAGRLILSTPQPYSGSFQCGEPGIGTSLQSGKQGAQA; encoded by the coding sequence TTGCGTATCCGAACCGTCCTCATCAGCCTGGCAGCCCTCGCCTGGCTCACCGCCTGCGGCCCGCAGGGCGGCGATGCCACGCCGCCGACGCTGCTCTCCGCCTCGCCCGCCGACGGCGCCACGGACGTCGCTCTGAACGAGGCCGTCGTCCTCACCTTCAGCAAGCCAGTGAAGAAGCTGCAGGTGACCCCCTCGCCGCTCGTGGGGCTGGCCGCCCCAGTGTGGGACGAGGCGCGTCGGGTGGTGACCATCGCCCCGGCGCCCGCCTGGCCGGCGGGCACGGCGCTCGGCTTCGCCATCGTCGCGGAGGACGACGCCGGCAACACCCGCAGCCTGGACCTGAGCTTCACCACGCTCGACGACCAAGAGCCGCCGGCGGCGCCCACCGGACTGGCGGCCGAGGCCATGGACGGCGCCATCCGGCTCACGTGGACGGCCAACACCGAACCGGACCTCGCGGGCTACCTCCTCTTCTGGGGGGAGGACCCCGACGCGCCGACGGGCGTCGCGGCCCTGCCGACGGCGCCGACCGAGCACGTACTGACGCCGCTCGAGAACGGCACCACGTACGCGGTCTACCTGGTGGCGGAGGACGGTACCGGCAACCGCTCGACACCCTCGGCGACGTTGACCGCCACCCCGGGTGACACCACGCCGCCGACGCTGGTCTCCAGCCAACCGTCCGACGGACTGCGGGGCGTCGGACTGGTGACGCGTGTGCGCTTCGCGTTCTCCGAACCCATCGACCCAGGCTCGCTTGAAGTCTTCCTCTACCAGGTGCAGGCGCCCGCCGAGGGCGACCCTCTCGACCCGGGAGCGCCCGTCGAGGCAACGCTGGACACGACGTTGCTCGGTGCCCCGTCCTGGAGCCCCAGCGGAACGCTGGTCGAGTTCGACGACGTGGCCCCCGACCTCATAGAGAGCGACAAGGCCTACCGCTTCCAACTCGTGGCCGAGGACCTGGCCGGCAACGCGCTGCCGACCCCCACGACCGTCTCCTTCATGGCCGGCTTCGTGCCCGACGTGATCCCGCCCGAGGTGCTCGGCTTCACCCAGGACGTCGACGTGGACACGGGCCGCGGCGTCCTCACCTTCGACTTCAGCGAGCCGATGGACCAGACCGCCGCCGAGGCGGCCTTCGTCAGCGCCCCCGCCATGAGTTGCGCCTGGGCGTGGCCGACACCGGCCCAGGCGAGCTGCACGGTCGCCGGTCTGCGCCAACTGCAGAGCTACGCCGTGCAGTTCACGGTGGAAGCGCGCGACCTCATGGGCAACGGCCTCACGGCCCCCTGGAACGGCGACTTCGACACCCTGAACTTCAAGCCGCGGCTGGTCAGCTTCACCCCCGCGCCGTCGCGGCTCGGCCTCCCGCCCCGGACGAACGACCCGAGCCAACCGATCACCTGGACGTTCAGCGAGCCCGTGCAGGTGGACAACATCGCGGGCGAGGTCCGCACCGGCAGCGGAGCGCTGTTCGACACCATCACCCAGGCCAGGGTGCAGCTGAGCGGCGACGGTCTGACGATCACCTACTACCCGCCCAGCAACTACAACTGCACGGGTACGACCTACGTCTGGCGGCTCGACAGGGTCTACGAGCAGGGCAGCGCCGGGCGCCTCATCCTGTCCACCCCGCAACCCTACTCGGGTTCGTTCCAGTGCGGCGAACCCGGGATAGGCACGTCCCTCCAGTCAGGTAAGCAAGGAGCGCAGGCATGA
- a CDS encoding metal ABC transporter permease, producing the protein MLEVLLAPFRFEFMNEAFLITTLVAVPAALLSCFLVLKGWALLGDAVSHAVFPGVVLAYVLGWPLAVGAFLAGMFTAVATGYLGANSRIKQDTVMGVVFAGMFGLGVVMFVKVKTDVHLNHILFGNMLGVSWGDVVQTGAIALVVTGLVAFKWRDLLLYVFDPAQARAVGLRVQVLHYGLLALIALTIVAALQAVGIILAVAILIAPGAMAYLLCRTLRGMLVCAAAVAATGAFLGVYLSFFIDSDPAATVVLVLALGFVVAFVRSAVRVKRMEPGTAGSGARS; encoded by the coding sequence ATGCTCGAGGTCCTCCTGGCGCCGTTCCGGTTCGAGTTCATGAACGAGGCCTTCCTCATCACGACGCTGGTGGCCGTGCCGGCCGCCCTCCTCTCCTGCTTCCTCGTGCTCAAGGGGTGGGCGCTGCTGGGCGACGCGGTCAGCCACGCCGTCTTCCCCGGCGTGGTGCTCGCGTACGTCCTGGGCTGGCCCCTCGCCGTCGGGGCGTTCCTGGCCGGCATGTTCACGGCGGTCGCCACGGGCTACCTCGGGGCGAACAGCCGCATCAAGCAGGACACGGTGATGGGCGTGGTGTTCGCCGGCATGTTCGGGCTCGGCGTCGTCATGTTCGTGAAGGTCAAGACGGACGTGCACCTGAACCACATCCTCTTCGGGAACATGCTCGGGGTGAGCTGGGGGGACGTTGTCCAGACCGGAGCCATAGCCTTGGTCGTGACGGGGCTAGTCGCGTTCAAGTGGCGCGACCTCCTCCTTTACGTCTTCGACCCGGCCCAAGCGCGCGCGGTCGGCCTGAGGGTGCAGGTCCTGCACTACGGGCTCCTAGCCCTCATCGCGCTCACCATCGTGGCCGCCCTGCAGGCCGTCGGCATCATCCTGGCGGTAGCCATCCTCATCGCGCCGGGCGCCATGGCCTACCTGCTCTGCCGCACGTTGCGCGGCATGCTCGTCTGCGCGGCGGCGGTCGCCGCCACCGGCGCGTTCCTCGGCGTCTACCTCTCGTTCTTCATCGACAGCGACCCGGCCGCGACGGTCGTGCTGGTCCTGGCGCTCGGCTTCGTCGTTGCGTTCGTTCGCAGCGCCGTGCGTGTCAAGCGCATGGAGCCCGGGACCGCCGGTAGCGGAGCGCGAAGCTGA
- a CDS encoding ABC transporter permease, producing the protein MTKVLAIGINNLKRFLRDRSNYFFALLLPIGLIFITGVTFGAQTRARIAVHGDGRLVERFAAALDGREGLEVVRVPDEAGLREGVERGGYVVGVAFPTGLDDLVAGGASAEVAYYGQAGGTGQNYRLDVQAALESATADALAAGHLARRTGEPFAEALGAVREAAARVPELSLDTVIVDAGGARRNYLGFGLVSAAELVLFVFLTGLTSATNLVESRKLGVTRRMLASPTGSLTIVVGEGLGRFLVALFQGMYVVVASNLVFGVEWGAPLAVLVLLGAFSAVAAGAGMLIGSVFSSAQQAGGVSVMLGLVLAALGGCMVPLELFGRTMREVAKVVPHSWALEGFNVLVRQEGGLGAVLPYVGVLLGFAVVLFALAGWRLRAAITQA; encoded by the coding sequence GTGACCAAGGTCCTCGCGATCGGCATCAACAACCTCAAGCGGTTCCTGAGGGACCGCTCCAACTACTTCTTTGCCCTGCTCCTGCCCATCGGACTGATCTTCATCACGGGCGTGACGTTCGGCGCGCAGACGCGGGCGCGCATCGCCGTCCATGGCGACGGGCGGCTCGTCGAGCGCTTCGCCGCCGCGCTCGACGGGCGCGAGGGCCTCGAGGTCGTGCGCGTGCCCGACGAGGCCGGGCTACGCGAAGGGGTCGAGCGGGGAGGCTACGTGGTCGGGGTCGCTTTCCCGACCGGGCTCGACGACCTCGTGGCCGGCGGCGCCTCGGCCGAGGTCGCCTACTACGGGCAGGCCGGCGGGACCGGCCAGAACTACCGCCTCGACGTGCAGGCGGCGCTCGAGTCGGCCACCGCCGACGCGCTCGCCGCCGGTCACCTCGCCAGGCGCACGGGCGAGCCGTTCGCCGAGGCGCTCGGCGCCGTCCGCGAGGCAGCGGCGCGTGTGCCGGAACTGAGCCTGGACACCGTCATCGTCGACGCCGGCGGCGCCCGCAGGAACTACCTCGGCTTCGGGCTCGTCTCCGCGGCCGAGTTGGTCCTGTTCGTGTTCCTCACGGGCCTGACGAGCGCCACCAACCTGGTCGAGAGCCGCAAGCTCGGGGTCACTAGGCGCATGCTCGCCTCCCCGACCGGCTCCCTGACCATCGTGGTGGGGGAGGGGCTCGGGCGCTTCCTCGTCGCCCTGTTCCAGGGGATGTACGTGGTCGTCGCGTCCAACCTCGTGTTCGGCGTCGAATGGGGCGCCCCGCTCGCCGTCCTCGTGCTCCTGGGCGCGTTCTCCGCGGTGGCGGCCGGCGCCGGCATGCTGATCGGCTCCGTCTTCTCGTCCGCGCAGCAGGCCGGCGGCGTGTCGGTGATGCTCGGGCTCGTCCTCGCCGCGCTCGGCGGCTGCATGGTCCCGCTCGAGCTGTTCGGCAGGACCATGCGCGAGGTCGCCAAGGTCGTGCCGCACTCCTGGGCGCTGGAGGGCTTCAACGTCCTGGTGCGCCAGGAGGGCGGCCTCGGGGCCGTGCTGCCGTACGTCGGCGTCCTGCTCGGCTTCGCCGTCGTGCTCTTCGCGTTGGCGGGTTGGCGGTTGCGCGCGGCTATCACGCAGGCCTAG
- a CDS encoding ABC transporter permease encodes MNAVLLIAWKDLRQRLRDRSFFIYGVAAPLALAYVFSLLLGPLARGIPDPPTIGLVDADRSAVSAGLRSLLGAVQDAGVISWREVALPVGAVEPAPADLASAVEGEARRALAAGELDAVIVVPGGLLGALGREPATVRVLGTTSSLFGTQLAETLADSFLARLRAGTWAVAALSERGGVVLAPLVMAQVASAAQPLVLVDRRTSERQLDLVTYMAAGMAVFFVFFIVQMGVAGLLDEEKDGTLARLLVAPIARRSIIGGKVLASVCVGVLSLLVLWGASTLLMGARWGEPAAVLLLVLSVVAAAAGVLMAVAAFARSAEAAGNVQSIVAITLGVLGGTFFPLPEAGGALSLLMRVSPHFWFLRGMADAAGGGVQAALPDALAILVFAAVAGGLGWAAFGRRLTR; translated from the coding sequence ATGAACGCCGTCCTCCTAATCGCCTGGAAGGACCTCAGGCAGCGGCTGCGCGACCGCTCCTTCTTCATCTACGGCGTCGCCGCGCCGCTCGCCCTCGCTTACGTCTTCAGCCTTCTCCTCGGACCGCTGGCGCGGGGCATCCCCGATCCGCCGACCATCGGTCTCGTCGACGCTGACCGCTCCGCCGTCTCGGCCGGCCTGCGCTCGTTGCTCGGCGCCGTTCAGGACGCCGGCGTCATCTCATGGCGGGAGGTGGCGCTCCCGGTCGGCGCGGTCGAGCCGGCCCCCGCGGACCTCGCCAGCGCGGTCGAGGGCGAGGCGCGCCGAGCGCTGGCGGCGGGCGAGCTGGACGCGGTCATCGTCGTGCCTGGGGGGCTGCTCGGGGCGCTGGGGCGCGAGCCGGCCACGGTGAGGGTGCTGGGCACCACGAGCTCGCTCTTCGGGACCCAGCTCGCCGAGACCCTGGCGGATTCGTTCCTCGCCCGGCTCCGCGCGGGCACCTGGGCCGTCGCCGCGCTGAGCGAGCGGGGCGGCGTGGTCCTCGCGCCGCTCGTCATGGCCCAGGTCGCCTCGGCGGCGCAGCCGCTCGTGCTCGTCGACCGGCGGACGTCGGAGCGCCAGCTCGATCTGGTCACGTACATGGCAGCCGGCATGGCCGTGTTCTTCGTGTTCTTCATCGTGCAGATGGGGGTGGCCGGCCTGCTCGACGAGGAGAAGGACGGCACGCTCGCCCGCCTCCTGGTGGCGCCCATCGCGCGGCGCTCCATCATCGGCGGCAAGGTGCTCGCCAGCGTCTGCGTCGGGGTGCTGAGCCTGCTCGTGCTCTGGGGCGCGAGCACGCTCCTCATGGGCGCCAGGTGGGGCGAGCCGGCCGCGGTGCTCCTGCTCGTCCTCAGCGTCGTCGCCGCGGCCGCCGGCGTGCTCATGGCCGTGGCGGCGTTCGCGCGCAGCGCCGAGGCGGCGGGCAACGTCCAGTCGATCGTGGCCATCACGCTCGGGGTGCTCGGCGGCACGTTCTTCCCCCTGCCGGAGGCGGGCGGCGCCTTGTCGCTCCTCATGCGCGTCTCGCCGCACTTCTGGTTCTTGCGCGGCATGGCGGACGCGGCGGGCGGCGGCGTCCAAGCCGCCCTGCCCGACGCGCTCGCCATCCTCGTGTTCGCCGCCGTGGCGGGCGGGCTCGGCTGGGCGGCCTTCGGCAGGAGGCTCACGCGGTGA
- a CDS encoding metal ABC transporter permease: protein MTTLLEPFTYGYMQNAMWVSALVGCVCAFLSCYLMLKGWSLIGDALSHAIVPGVAGAYMFGLPFSVGAFVAGLLAAGTMFVLNQRTKLKEDVVIGLILVTFFGLGLFMVSVSPVHVNVQTIVLGNVLAITPTDTLQLAVIGFVCLAVLLLKWRALVLTFFDENHARSVGLRPGRLKVMFFTVLAAATVAALQTVGAFLVICMVVTPGATAYLLTDRFPRLLAIAVNIGTVTSFVGAYASYFLDGATGGIIVVLQTAIFLTAFTFAPKHGVLAARRRARLALRGAAQRGSDAQALREAAG from the coding sequence ATGACGACGCTGCTCGAGCCGTTCACGTACGGCTACATGCAGAACGCCATGTGGGTGTCCGCCCTAGTCGGTTGCGTGTGCGCGTTCCTCTCGTGCTACCTGATGCTCAAGGGGTGGTCGCTCATCGGCGACGCGCTCTCGCACGCCATCGTGCCGGGCGTGGCGGGGGCGTACATGTTCGGGCTGCCGTTCTCCGTCGGGGCGTTCGTCGCCGGGCTGTTGGCGGCCGGCACGATGTTCGTGCTCAACCAGCGCACGAAGTTGAAGGAGGACGTGGTCATCGGGCTCATCCTCGTCACGTTCTTCGGGCTCGGGCTCTTCATGGTGTCCGTCTCGCCCGTGCACGTGAACGTGCAGACCATCGTGCTCGGCAACGTCCTCGCGATCACCCCGACGGACACGCTCCAACTCGCCGTCATCGGGTTCGTGTGCCTGGCCGTGCTCCTCCTCAAGTGGCGGGCCTTGGTGCTCACCTTCTTCGACGAGAACCACGCCCGCTCCGTGGGCCTGCGGCCGGGCAGGCTCAAGGTCATGTTCTTCACGGTCCTCGCCGCCGCTACCGTGGCGGCGCTCCAGACGGTCGGGGCGTTCCTCGTCATCTGCATGGTCGTGACGCCCGGCGCCACCGCCTACCTGCTCACGGACCGCTTCCCGAGGCTGCTCGCCATAGCCGTGAACATCGGGACCGTGACCAGCTTCGTCGGTGCCTACGCCAGCTACTTCCTCGACGGCGCGACGGGCGGCATCATCGTGGTGCTCCAGACGGCGATCTTCCTCACCGCCTTCACGTTCGCGCCCAAGCACGGCGTGTTGGCGGCCAGGCGGAGGGCGCGCCTGGCCCTGCGCGGCGCGGCGCAACGGGGCTCGGACGCGCAGGCGCTGCGAGAGGCGGCCGGTTGA
- a CDS encoding metal-dependent transcriptional regulator — protein sequence MAKERKAVNEAEANGVAADAGAVLASSRSGGEEMIDPADAAAAQHKDDGAARLSSSVGDYLKAIWLLAGDGVAGTGEIARELGVTAPSVTAMLSKMSGAELVAYEPYRGASLTPAGRREALRLVRRHLLLEMFMVTQLGFGWDEVHQEAELMEHVVSDVFAERLAKHLDDPEFDPHGYPIPRVDGSVPVAPTTPLADLALGGRFRVHRLLTRDRAVLAYLESRSVEPGAELVLRSLEPGGNLLHLEFVGIGDGARGRKVALSRELASLVLGENLVI from the coding sequence ATGGCTAAGGAGCGCAAGGCGGTGAACGAGGCCGAGGCGAACGGGGTCGCGGCGGACGCGGGCGCCGTCCTCGCGTCAAGCCGGAGCGGTGGCGAGGAGATGATCGACCCGGCGGACGCCGCCGCGGCCCAGCACAAGGACGACGGCGCCGCCCGCCTCTCCAGCTCCGTCGGCGACTACCTGAAGGCGATCTGGTTGCTGGCCGGCGACGGCGTGGCCGGTACCGGCGAGATCGCGCGCGAGCTGGGTGTCACCGCTCCGTCCGTCACGGCCATGCTGAGCAAGATGAGCGGCGCGGAGCTCGTCGCGTACGAGCCGTACCGCGGCGCCTCGCTCACGCCGGCCGGGCGCCGCGAGGCGCTGCGGCTGGTCAGGCGCCACCTGCTCCTCGAGATGTTCATGGTCACCCAGCTCGGCTTCGGTTGGGACGAGGTGCACCAGGAGGCGGAGCTCATGGAGCACGTCGTCTCCGACGTGTTCGCGGAGAGGCTGGCCAAGCACCTCGACGACCCGGAGTTCGACCCACACGGTTATCCGATACCGAGAGTGGACGGCAGCGTGCCCGTAGCCCCGACCACGCCGTTGGCCGACCTCGCCTTGGGTGGGCGGTTCCGCGTCCATCGGCTCCTGACCCGCGACCGCGCCGTGCTCGCCTATCTCGAGTCGCGCTCGGTCGAGCCGGGTGCCGAACTCGTGCTCCGTTCGCTCGAGCCCGGCGGCAACCTGCTGCACCTGGAGTTCGTCGGCATCGGCGACGGCGCGCGGGGGCGCAAGGTCGCGCTGTCTCGCGAGCTCGCCTCGCTCGTTCTGGGCGAGAACCTGGTCATCTAG